TCTGCTACACCGGTGTCCATTCGCGCGTGATCTGCAAACCATGTCCGCACTTCAACCGACAAAACTCCGGCCCACTGGTGCAGGATCGGGGCCGCTACTGGATCCACGAAACGGTGATGAACGCACTGCGTCGGCCCAGTGTCGACGCCGTGCAGCAGTTGATCGGTACGGTGATCGACAAACGGGAGGCCCTGTTCGTGTACTGGGATCCGCTGCCCTACTGTGCCTACTACCACTTCCAACTACCGTTCAACtcggtaaaaaatttcctacacAAACGACAACGGGCACGAACGATGCCACGTGCCGCGGCGCCGGTACAATGATCACGGCATCGTTCGGTGATCTGCCACCGGCCAAGGTGCAACTGATAAGAGCCGTAATCGAGAAGACGATTTTGTTGAGTTGTTCTAAAGGTATTCTTATAGTCTCCGTTGAGCGATCTTGTGGAATTggccatctttgaaaaacagcctaaaacaggttttcttgTATCAGTaactagttttttttgtgaacgatcacttttcaaagatggcCGCCTTCGCCGATTTCTGAATTGAGTCAAGAGTTTACTCTTTCAACCTGGAGAGAGAAGTATCAGACTCGCGAAAACTGAGCATCCGTAGAATTTAGGAGAGCTGTTGATGAGCCGGAGAGTGTTTTATATACGTAGTAGGATTGTAGTATCCATCCTAAGCTAATAACGCTATTGACCGCAAGTAAAGATGACTATGTTGTGCACTACTTAGACTAGGGGAGCTCCAATTTTGTTTTGTGTAAGTTTGTTGCTGGGCAACAGAAAAGCAGTGTAAATATTTGAATTGTATAGATATCTAGTTTTAGTCAGTTTTTCTATGTGTGGATTTGCGCAAGGAAATAAGTACAAATTAAATGACAGTTTAATATATAACCACTAGATATAGGAGACATATTATGtaagcaatgaaaaaaataataatgaaaatatacaTCTTTACTTGAAAAGTTGAATGTTTTAAttccatttttattttgttatgaaCACATTCAAGTATCACCAAACCATCTTTTAAAAACAATGTCAAATTGCTTTTGGAAAAATTCCAAAGATAAAATGCCTCGAAAGTTGCTGCTAGACTTGGAAAGGGCTCAAAATGAGACGCGAAACTCAGAACTTAAatgacgaatttcaaaaactcaaaacGAGGAATATCGAAACTCGAAACTAGAAGATTGAAAAGTCGAAATCAGAAATCTCGAAAACTCTGATCTTGGAAAACTAAACCAGAAAACCGAAGTTctaatttcaaaaaatctttttccaaaattggaaTTAAACATTGGGACTTGAAATTCGAAGCTCGAATCTCCAAGTTTGAATAACAAAACTCAAAAACTCAGAACTTGAAACTTTAAACCCCAAACACCATATTCAATACCTAAAAGTCGGAATTTGAGACTATTTTGTTATTAAGACATTCAAGTCCCAAGTATCACCAAACCATCTATTGAAAACAAGGTCGAATTGCTTTTAGTAAGATCCGAAATATTAAAGGCTTAGAAAGTCTGCGTCATTTTGAAAAAGTGCTGAAAATAAGAGAATATTGGCATCGCAGTAGGCGTGCGTGAGCGTCGGAAGCAAAAATGTTTATACTTgtcaaatttgtagaaaagagaaATTATGCATATTTGATTTGGTTGAATTTCTAACGTTCTAAAGTTTAaattagaactaattggattaaggcaaatttttttcccataaatacgtttatttcctaaggcaatttacataagtttttcctaaaataagctgaaatttttatacatttttttgataatttcataaactatttcgagtttgtttgtatcagcgcttcatttctattcaaatttagctattggatgaactaatgaacgcagTTGGAGTTAGATCTTGTCCTTAGAAAGACTAAGTTTCAAAACGAAGCTGCGGATCTGAGTGTCAGTTCCATTATACAAACAGTTATATGGGCGAAACGGGCTGACACAGATGTcgctttcgcttgatgccaaacctaacccagtttccactctaactgctgtcaaaccgtttgtttgaagcctgtttcgaacctagtttcaatgttgttgaactgaaaatcgagtccgtTTCGtatctggtttttatatcaggtttgctcgaaccctcgttgctaagtgcgaaatcaaaacagtttcgtgaaaagtgtttgtttgatgaaactaccctgggtcagtttcagttttcccaagcgaaaacgacaagaGAAAACGCGttattcattttgaaatttatttgaatctctGCCGAAGACTGAATTGTTTTAACTTTGATCCTTCTCTTGACAGGTGAGTTCCGTTTGAACTGAACTGATTTAAAATTGGTTCCCCGATTGAACTGAAGAGACCAAAAGCTGAGCGGGCCAATATTTATCCTCCAAATtccagttattgtacgaagacagGCGTTCGAAAGAGATATGTATTTTTAATATCACTGGTCAGCGGAACGTCATGTGCAAGTCAAGCTAATGTCCAGAACGCAGTTGAAATTCCCGATCTGATTCCAGATCAAGCATTAACCGGTTCTGTACCAGACTCCAGCTTCCTGTGCGTCTCAGTGCCGTACTAATAATAAGATAGGAAAGTTTTTGGCCATATTCGGAAGGAACACTAATGACTTGCTTCGCAGTTAAACAAAcggctgaaaaaaaaaaagagactcCGATGCCCTATGGTCAAATGCTATCTTCGAACGTGATGCCAGTGTACAGTCGGCGGGGAAGACACACTGATCGGGAATTGAGTACCGTGAAGGGAACATTTACCGCGTTGACTTCCAATCGGAATTTGTAGGGAAACGAATACTGAGTCTTTAACGGTAGAGTCGCAATCGGATAACCTTATCACCTTTTTAATATAACTCCTATATTGGTGCGCCGATGTAATGAGGATTCCTGCTGGATCTATTATTTTCAGATTCATTCGAAGGCATGATTCAATATCAGATACTGTATGGTTTTACATAAGGGAAAACGGCCAGTGAAGAACTCATAAAATCAATCTGAAAAATTTGAATGCTCTGTTTGAAACAGCTATCGTTGTGCGCTGGTAAATTGTAGAACGAATTGATGGAGACTTTTGGTAGctcaaaaaatttcgccaaagtGCTTCTTGGCATGGAGGTTTTGTAACTCCTAGTAATTTGCTTATATTTGGTGataccaaataaacaaatatgacATGCATAATTCTATAGAATCATTTAATATTGTTATGAACTGTTACATATCGCCATGGTTACTAATAACTTTATACACTGATACAAAACGATATTCGGAATTCCTTCGGGACGCCAGGAAAAAAACATTACGCTTCGGCGcaatataaaaatttgttttgtttcgcaaatagcgttagctttacgtctgcttagcggttaaaattgaactgtttaagtttgcactaagcagctcAACTTGTACTGctgtgtactgacgagtcgaagacgatacGTAAAGAATAGAGATATGCGGAAAAAACGAGTTATGACTTTCAGATTATAAAGGTATAAATGTATGTATGTTATAAATGTATTTCGTAAGTTTGTCCTATTGCATAGAGGGGGAATTGTTCAAGTTCtttcaataaccgaacttctgtggtAACTGATTGTCGTGGCACTAACGGTCAAACagttgttaaaattttcagtaagtgcctttctattaaccaaacgaaaaaaatcttgaagagttcatcgaatggattgaggtacaggtgctaaagtttttaaaacattaaaaccactaaaagctttttgttgacttataggcagaaaataatgtatcatttgtccacttgctgccaacacaaatcgttcgagggtaatttctggtggactcggcggattgtgcagtgtttcggaaggcgctcataattccggtcagccgaaacatttgaccctttttttgTGGAATAAAACAATAGCCTCAACAGattggaattttcttcattcgtttttgtgaatttctgTTGTGTTTTGAATTCCGAAAATCCagcattttaaccaaaggaaaacaaacaaacaaaaaattaccgaacaatcagttagatccatttggtttacagtttagttttagttgtttcacagttcagcaattaccgaacgatcggtaatcaatttaattacagaacgttcagctgttgaaaattcgataaaaaattactgagttcggcgaaattttctaagtgtgtacatatagaccaaaaaaaaaagaacgaaaCTGAGTTTTTGAATGTCTAGTACAACGAACGGTGTATGATTTTTCGGTTTTAGATAATGAGAACAGCCAGAATCATGGCAGCAGTGGAGAAGTGTTCGAAGTGTTGTTTTTATAAGTGTTGCTTcgaaaatattctgttgtaaATGTATTCAAAACATAtgtaaaaataacaataattttatttggacgatttttcgaaaaaaaataatctcCGAAATAGGCTTTAAAACGGTCGTCGCATTTCCAAGCCTAGTAACTTTCAAATGAAATACACGTTCTCAGATTCGTACCATAAAATCGCTTCTGAATATTCAGAAATGAACGAAATTTTATAGAGTTACAAAAATTCCAAATATCTACATTAAATCTCAGATAAATGAAGCAATTTGCTGAAGGCTTCGGAAGATTTTAGGAGACAAGAAATTGATTCGCTAGGTTTCAGGAAACAAAAAGGCtcataaaaataaactattcgAAACTGCGGTAGCCGGTCTCTTTTCGGCTAATAATTGTTGCTTTCATTTTCGTGTGAAATTTAAGCTCTTTGTAGATAATTAAAATACCTAGTTATTAGTTCAGAAGTTATTTTCTAACAAATTATTAAAGAAGCATGAAGATAATATTATAACCGAGATGAAGcacaaaactatttattttctttcaagGAAACAACTGGTTCCATGGTGTAATGGTTAGCACTTTGGACTCTGAATCCAACGATCCGAGTTCAAATCTCGGTGGAACctatgtgatattttttttcttcctctcTCTATTTCTATATGAGGAACATTTGTAAGGTTCTCAGGCATGCCGACAAAGCAGTTCCTTCTCCACTCACAGTTAAAATGAATTCATCAACCAAAAAGGCACTAACACAATCGAAAAATTCAATGCAGTACGAGAAGCACAGCAAGCACCAACGTTATTTATGACAGCTTCAAAAACCCGAAAAGCTCCTTCCCTGTTGGTGGTTGCACTGGCATACTTTGACAGCTCAATCCGAAAATCATCAAGGAGACAAAAAGCGCATTCACTTCACGCACAAAAAAAGCGATCGGCAGAGCAAGCAAGCAAGAGAGCTTCCCCGCCCCCATTTTGGTTGTCAGTCTAATGTAAACAAACCGAAACCAGAGGTAGTTtttaaaccaaacgaaaaatcgGAAATTTTATTGTGTAAGTTATTTTTCGCTGAATCCGGCCACCGAAGGATCCTTCCTTTTGATGGACCTGACAATCTACAGTGATGTGTAAGTATTTTCCTAGCCGAGTGAGTTGATAATCGTTACGGGAACAATATTTTCTTTCTCTCCCCTCCCCGCTACACGTTCCTCTTCCGAATAGACCAAACGAGACCCCCGGATCGTACTGTCGGTTTTGTTTCCGGGAAACCGAATTGGTTCCGATATTTCATCCGGCTACATTGGAACCGGTGAACCGGCAGTTGCTGGAAATAATTCAAGAGTGCACCGACATTCAGCTTACAGCAGAAAATGACTTTCCATCGTCCGCCTGCCAGAATTGCCTACAGGTACTGCAGGAGTTCTATCACTTCCGGCGACGTACAAAAGAGTACGACCGGATAATCCGAGACAAAGCTCTACCCCGCATGGAACCGGAAGTGCTAATTGTAAAGCAAGAACCCTTAGAAGACGATACACTGGAAAGTGTTCGGAGACAGTATTTAGCCGATCAGCAGTTGCAACAGCAGCAAGAGGAACCGGGCCCGGAGTATGCGGAACCGGAAGAGGAAGATGATGAACAGGAAATCGGTAGCAGTAGCAGCACATTGACGGCGGAGGAGTCACGCGAGGAAGATTTTCAGCATCCCAGCCTCAGAGCGATCTTCAAGGTGCGcactacttccggttcgagtGGATCGAAAACTACGTTGGCTAGTAGTTTGGAAGATAATCGGTGCATGGTGTGTGGCGAAAAGTTTTCCTCCCGTGACGCGTGGATGAATCATCTTCCAGTGCATGCCTCGGAACGTCCGTTCCAGTGTCACATCTGCCTGGCGCAGTTCAAGACAAAATACGTacaacagaaccacatcaaGACGGTTCATCAGAATATTCGAAGTTATCAATGTAAGGTGTGTACGGATCCGATCCGACAGTTCAAGAGCAAGCGCACCCTGGAGGATCACATGCGCTATCACACGGGCGAGCGGCCTTTTCTGTGTACGTTATGTAACGTCAGTTTCTCGTCCGGCAGCGTGCACCGGAATCACATGTACCGGGTGCACCGGGAGATGCGCAAGAAGGACCGAAAGTGTAGCTACTGTGGGAAGGAGTTCGATCGGATACTGGACCTCAAGCGGCACCAGACGAGCTACTGCGAGAAGATTGTCGGTCGGGCTATGGCTGAGCGGCTGTAGAGCGCCCGTCCGTCGGAATATCGGCCAGTTTTATATAGTACACGATCGATTCACAACACAACCAAGAACAATGTTTCATGCATGCGACCGTACAGACACACCTATAAACTATGCTATAAAAAGAATTAGATTTATATCGTAGAGCTAACCCCACGTGAATAGAACAGAATATAATTTTAATGAAATAAAATCATTACTATAGATTGTCTTCGGTGTACAAGACATACCGTTGTTGGAGATTTGATTGAAGAATTATCCTAGGATCAGTTTCTGAACACAATGTTTGACA
This genomic window from Malaya genurostris strain Urasoe2022 chromosome 1, Malgen_1.1, whole genome shotgun sequence contains:
- the LOC131437278 gene encoding GDNF-inducible zinc finger protein 1-like, translated to MDLTIYSDVPNETPGSYCRFCFRETELVPIFHPATLEPVNRQLLEIIQECTDIQLTAENDFPSSACQNCLQVLQEFYHFRRRTKEYDRIIRDKALPRMEPEVLIVKQEPLEDDTLESVRRQYLADQQLQQQQEEPGPEYAEPEEEDDEQEIGSSSSTLTAEESREEDFQHPSLRAIFKVRTTSGSSGSKTTLASSLEDNRCMVCGEKFSSRDAWMNHLPVHASERPFQCHICLAQFKTKYVQQNHIKTVHQNIRSYQCKVCTDPIRQFKSKRTLEDHMRYHTGERPFLCTLCNVSFSSGSVHRNHMYRVHREMRKKDRKCSYCGKEFDRILDLKRHQTSYCEKIVGRAMAERL